In one Stenotrophomonas maltophilia genomic region, the following are encoded:
- a CDS encoding 16S rRNA (uracil(1498)-N(3))-methyltransferase encodes MRVTRCPIDLPLHSGQTVTLPEETANHLVRVMRLREGDGCVLFNGDGHDYAATLTVVGKREVQARIDSVQAIDIESPLAITLMQGIARGEKMDLILQKATELGVSSILPVNAERTEVKLDAARAEKRVAHWNNVVQSACGQSGRARIPRVGAPLSLAQATAALPADTLRLTLDPMGSHRLSTLAAAPAGGIVIAIGPEGGWSPRDREQLAAAGFQGLQLGPRILRTETAGLAAIAALQARLGDLG; translated from the coding sequence ATGCGCGTGACCCGCTGTCCCATCGACCTGCCGCTGCACAGCGGCCAGACCGTGACCCTGCCCGAGGAGACCGCCAACCACCTGGTGCGGGTGATGCGCCTGCGCGAAGGCGATGGCTGCGTCCTGTTCAACGGCGATGGCCATGACTACGCTGCGACGCTGACCGTGGTCGGCAAGCGCGAAGTGCAGGCACGCATCGACAGCGTGCAGGCCATCGACATCGAATCGCCGCTGGCCATCACCCTGATGCAGGGCATCGCGCGCGGCGAAAAGATGGACCTGATCCTGCAGAAGGCCACCGAACTCGGCGTCAGCAGCATCCTGCCGGTGAACGCGGAACGCACCGAGGTGAAGCTGGACGCGGCCCGCGCGGAAAAGCGCGTGGCGCACTGGAACAACGTCGTGCAGTCGGCCTGTGGCCAGTCCGGGCGCGCGCGCATTCCACGGGTGGGTGCCCCGCTGTCGCTGGCGCAGGCGACCGCTGCACTGCCCGCCGATACGCTGCGGTTGACCCTGGACCCGATGGGTTCGCACCGGCTGTCGACATTGGCAGCGGCGCCCGCGGGCGGCATCGTGATCGCGATCGGTCCGGAGGGCGGCTGGTCGCCACGCGACCGCGAGCAGCTGGCCGCCGCCGGCTTCCAGGGCCTGCAGCTGGGCCCGCGCATCCTGCGCACGGAAACCGCCGGGCTGGCCGCGATCGCCGCGTTGCAGGCGCGGCTGGGTGATCTCGGTTAG
- a CDS encoding chemotaxis protein CheW translates to MSYASNDEIRGVLIQAGNERVLLPNATVAEMMSRVPVQPVADAPRWLVGEIAWHGWQVPLVSFARLSGLGDEAAGVHNKVVVLKALSGDQQRPYYALLTQNFPQLISVPRDGLLADASEETLPQIVHMRVLLGEQSALLPNLDALESALASLAA, encoded by the coding sequence ATGAGTTACGCCAGCAACGATGAAATCCGTGGTGTCCTGATCCAGGCCGGCAACGAACGCGTGCTGCTGCCCAATGCCACGGTGGCCGAAATGATGTCGCGGGTGCCGGTGCAGCCGGTGGCCGACGCCCCCCGCTGGCTGGTCGGCGAGATCGCCTGGCATGGCTGGCAGGTGCCGCTGGTGTCATTCGCACGGCTTTCGGGGCTGGGGGACGAGGCAGCCGGTGTCCACAACAAGGTGGTGGTACTGAAGGCGCTCAGCGGCGATCAGCAGCGGCCGTATTACGCGTTGCTGACCCAGAACTTCCCGCAGTTGATCTCGGTGCCGCGCGATGGCCTGCTGGCCGATGCGTCGGAGGAGACCCTGCCGCAGATCGTGCACATGCGCGTACTGCTGGGTGAGCAGAGCGCGCTGCTGCCGAATCTGGACGCACTGGAAAGCGCGCTGGCTTCACTGGCGGCCTGA
- a CDS encoding chemotaxis protein CheB, whose protein sequence is MSESEAANPAVALLARPGAARERLREALAHADVQIVLEDDPNGLEPQALHDARPQFVVIALEAAVEDALERLEPVLSAPGLTLVFDEAELAARRNGWEAQRWGRHLAAKLHGHQQVLPPGAEDEPALQLEPGRPAPPPAPQEAALQTHLQQAHRWADDVPADGLYAPPAQLHEPVAFEHALAALQPIVPEPPEAPVARTEPPAAPSVAFDHTAWSLVDESADAATPAYAAAEVEARSSSFDTDHLSLVDLDAAAPPGARAGALLVLAGIGGPDALRRLLGALPSALAVPVLVHMRLDGGRYGNLVKQMARVSPLPVQLAEAGQRATPGQVHVLADDIGVRAASDGLHFLTDAQGISIAALPAQYTALVLLSGADLGHVGPALDLAAAGAWVAGQVGEGCYDPAAATAVVAAGMAAGEPQELAQIIAARWGEGDHNGEAP, encoded by the coding sequence GTGTCCGAGAGTGAAGCCGCCAACCCGGCCGTCGCCCTGCTGGCCCGGCCTGGCGCGGCGCGTGAGCGCCTGCGCGAAGCGCTGGCGCACGCCGACGTGCAGATCGTGCTGGAAGACGATCCGAATGGCCTTGAACCGCAGGCGCTGCATGACGCGCGGCCGCAGTTCGTGGTGATCGCACTGGAAGCGGCGGTCGAGGACGCCCTGGAACGCCTGGAACCGGTGCTGTCCGCACCCGGCCTGACCCTGGTGTTCGACGAGGCCGAGCTGGCCGCGCGCCGGAACGGCTGGGAGGCGCAGCGCTGGGGGCGTCACCTGGCCGCCAAGCTGCATGGACACCAGCAGGTGCTGCCGCCGGGCGCCGAGGACGAACCGGCCCTGCAGCTGGAGCCAGGCCGTCCTGCGCCGCCACCTGCGCCGCAGGAGGCAGCGCTGCAGACGCACCTGCAACAGGCACACCGCTGGGCCGACGACGTGCCAGCCGATGGCCTGTACGCACCGCCGGCGCAGCTGCATGAACCGGTCGCGTTCGAACACGCTCTGGCCGCGCTGCAGCCGATCGTGCCCGAACCGCCGGAAGCGCCGGTCGCACGGACAGAACCCCCCGCGGCACCGTCGGTGGCGTTCGATCACACCGCGTGGTCGCTGGTGGACGAGTCGGCCGATGCCGCCACCCCGGCGTACGCCGCAGCGGAGGTCGAGGCGCGCTCATCGTCGTTCGATACCGACCACCTGAGCCTGGTCGACCTGGATGCGGCCGCCCCGCCCGGCGCACGCGCGGGCGCGCTGCTGGTGCTGGCCGGGATCGGTGGCCCTGATGCGTTGCGTCGCCTGCTGGGCGCGCTGCCTTCGGCATTGGCGGTGCCGGTGCTGGTGCACATGCGCCTGGATGGGGGCCGCTACGGCAATCTCGTCAAGCAGATGGCGCGTGTCTCGCCGCTGCCGGTGCAGCTGGCCGAAGCCGGCCAGCGCGCCACGCCCGGGCAGGTGCATGTGCTGGCCGATGACATCGGCGTCCGCGCGGCCAGCGACGGTCTGCATTTCCTGACCGACGCGCAGGGCATCTCGATTGCCGCGTTGCCGGCCCAGTACACCGCACTGGTACTGCTCAGCGGTGCCGATCTGGGCCATGTCGGGCCGGCGCTGGACCTGGCTGCCGCGGGCGCGTGGGTGGCCGGGCAGGTGGGGGAGGGATGCTACGACCCGGCCGCCGCCACCGCCGTGGTCGCCGCCGGCATGGCCGCTGGCGAACCGCAGGAACTGGCGCAGATCATCGCCGCGCGCTGGGGCGAGGGTGACCACAACGGAGAAGCTCCATGA
- a CDS encoding Hpt domain-containing protein has protein sequence MSTLRDAMSHAALGWVKPELDETLRQVRNEVEYYAEDPSDASRMRICAGHLHQVQGTLRMVELYAPAMVAEELEQLANAIGSGQASDRDEACATLMRGSVLLPDYLERLQNGHRDIPIVLLPLLNDIRAARGAAGINESVLFAFAPDSVTATEAELDHARGSLSGRNRELLDTVGSAVKEELLRIKDALDLHLRTGGAAEQLQTQADELGAVADTLGMMGLGVARGVVVQQRDALRGVVEGRQQIDENLLLDIAGALLYVDASLDDQVAHLGADGSGEDDPAAVENRRTVEVLAHEAIANFAAAREHFVAFIETSWNHAELQDVPRLLGDVAGALRMLDLGTAADYLRGVQQYIDAELIGRRRVPSGRQLDTLADAMASLEYYLEALRDRRPGREDILEITRSSLEALRYWPLPERAAIDEAPQGVQAVEREAVDLQVMPLQPGHVDIDVSTAAPAVGSVAAALPDFVFDPPPAPPVTDNGLMFGGLSAPVAVPGTTPDAGGSLVFAASSAPAPAVPQWDLAAVEVGATHADDAHAPALASDETIDPAPAEAPQWTLSQVDDMADAPSVSGDDTVTFASGSGTPDITSAPVFDPVAAEHGAADVAADEVVFRFDAGALDNADDVLSLHAMETLVLEDDADLHPVLDIDDAEPADPITLAADASPAADAVPAVALIEIDTIAPIDFSEADARFFAELSAAAQDFNPRAMPSAADAPVAITAASEAGFDAGFDDDAENIDEDIREVFLEEFDDERANLGTLLPAWHAQPDNLDRLRPIRRIFHTLKGSGRLVGARTLGEFAWKIEGMLNRVLDGSRPATPAVLAMVDHAHAALPQLSDALRHGQRISVDLQAMQAVADRVGAGEETFYVPLPAAAPAPVAPAAEEGEDEISRILEAEAATTDDAGNATAVEGTPANIDSVLREILEAEVEVHQATLQAWLRSAQQAPQPVSDALLRAVHTMNGAFAMTEVPEITAVTGGAESYIKRALAADVVPGDEGVAALDATAQAITATMEALQAEQPRIAPQPALVQRLQTLAGELPEARWPLVGLDDEEALATDGEPAHEVDAPVPAEAQSDIDADTNAGIDSAPADTHDVPAADPAKDGLDVAELTASDDLSRYFDAGWPSLGGTGQEAAATLPPVALAADESAAEVSSAVADAPPALAEDAALTGADDLSPYLDASALPVDDRDADEAADAAAFTETIDLNTSWDDVEGFDASDDAAALPLDSTLSSLQDDMAAPGFAEPVTLEAALEAGLHVIDEEQTPADDGQWSVLGLQASELAPGEADAFAEDADVGGETAVGEGESADPPSPATVNAGESLAEPAVDPQPAAAPPSPFFEMEDAPGQGSGAAGPGGSTPVEGPVAEDDVPAHEPIEPMPEPEPEPEPEGSVGEEPADLLDFTVYDRELVDIFVEEGKDLLDHCDGLISELRDAPQDREVLAGLQRDLHTLKGGARMAGINAIGDLGHSIESLLEVVAAGRTEIERRDVQLLERGFDRLHQLLTRTGEHRVVEPAQDLVDAFEARTATDPAAAAAVGTAGPVETETTVVPANVALVDAPLSAPLPVESTVEDDPLARPQQEQVRVRADLLDRLVNHAGEVAIYRSRLEQQLGAFRGAMGELERTNARLRDQLRRLDLETEAQIVARYQREQDQADQKFDPLELDRFSTLQQLSRALNESAADLGGLQGVLDDLSRQYDALLQQQSRVSSELQDGLMRARMVPFDGLVPRLRRVVRQAGIDTGKQVHLTLEGTHGELDRNVLDRMVAPLEHMLRNSVAHGLEAPEQRRAAGKPEEGEIAIRLHREGSEIVLDVADDGAGLDREAIRRRAIDRGLLAADAQPADHELDNLIFASGFSTADQVSQLAGRGVGMDVVRNEVRQLGGSVDIQSVRGQGVRFTLRLPQTLAVTQAVFVQIGETTFAVPVASVSGIGRLSRERFEAADSSYRYSGEDYPLYDLGSLVGQAPARAEGQAQVPLLLVRAGDLRAAVAIDQVLGNREIVVKPVGLQIASVPGIYGATITGDGRVVVILDVAPLVRRYLANPTPPVLVNAPRQERQVPLVMVVDDSLTMRKVTGRILERHNFEVSVARDGVEALERLEERVPDLMLLDIEMPRMDGYELATAMRADPRYRDVPIVMITSRSGDKHRQRAFEIGVQRYLGKPYQELDLMRNVYDLLGIARVRE, from the coding sequence ATGAGCACTCTGCGCGATGCGATGAGCCACGCAGCGCTGGGTTGGGTCAAGCCCGAGCTGGACGAGACCCTGCGCCAGGTGCGCAACGAGGTCGAGTACTACGCCGAGGATCCGTCCGATGCCAGCCGCATGCGTATCTGCGCCGGCCACCTGCACCAGGTGCAGGGCACCCTGCGCATGGTCGAACTGTACGCCCCGGCAATGGTGGCCGAGGAGCTGGAGCAGCTCGCCAATGCGATCGGCAGCGGCCAGGCGTCTGATCGCGACGAGGCCTGCGCCACGCTGATGCGCGGCAGCGTGCTGCTGCCCGACTATCTGGAGCGCCTGCAGAACGGCCACCGCGACATTCCGATCGTGCTGCTGCCGCTGCTCAATGACATCCGCGCCGCGCGCGGTGCGGCCGGCATCAACGAGAGTGTCCTGTTCGCGTTCGCTCCCGACAGCGTCACCGCCACCGAAGCCGAGCTCGACCATGCTCGCGGCAGCCTGAGCGGGCGCAACCGCGAACTGCTCGATACGGTCGGCAGCGCGGTGAAGGAAGAGCTGCTGCGCATCAAGGATGCGCTGGACCTGCATCTGCGCACCGGCGGTGCAGCGGAACAGCTGCAGACGCAGGCCGACGAACTGGGGGCCGTGGCCGATACGCTGGGCATGATGGGCTTGGGCGTGGCCCGCGGCGTGGTCGTGCAGCAGCGCGACGCGCTGCGCGGCGTGGTCGAGGGCCGCCAGCAGATCGACGAGAACCTGTTGCTGGACATCGCCGGCGCGCTGCTCTACGTCGATGCGTCGCTGGATGACCAGGTTGCCCATCTGGGTGCGGATGGCAGCGGCGAGGATGACCCTGCCGCCGTGGAAAACCGTCGTACCGTCGAGGTGCTGGCACACGAGGCCATCGCCAATTTCGCTGCGGCCCGCGAGCACTTTGTCGCGTTCATCGAAACCAGCTGGAACCACGCGGAACTGCAGGACGTGCCGCGCCTGCTCGGCGACGTCGCCGGTGCACTGCGGATGCTCGACCTGGGGACTGCCGCCGACTACCTGCGCGGCGTCCAGCAGTACATCGACGCCGAGCTGATCGGTCGCCGGCGTGTGCCCAGCGGGCGCCAGCTGGATACGCTCGCCGACGCCATGGCCAGCCTGGAGTACTACCTCGAAGCCCTGCGTGATCGTCGTCCGGGCCGTGAGGACATTCTGGAGATCACCCGCAGCAGCCTGGAAGCGCTGCGCTACTGGCCGCTGCCGGAGCGCGCCGCGATCGACGAGGCGCCGCAGGGCGTGCAGGCGGTCGAGCGCGAGGCGGTAGACCTGCAGGTGATGCCGTTGCAGCCCGGCCATGTCGACATCGATGTGAGCACGGCCGCGCCCGCCGTCGGCAGTGTGGCTGCCGCCTTGCCGGACTTCGTCTTCGATCCGCCGCCGGCACCGCCAGTGACCGACAACGGGCTGATGTTCGGTGGGTTGTCAGCACCGGTCGCGGTACCGGGGACGACGCCCGATGCGGGTGGCTCGCTGGTGTTCGCTGCATCCAGCGCACCGGCCCCGGCCGTGCCGCAATGGGACCTGGCGGCTGTAGAGGTCGGTGCCACGCACGCGGATGATGCCCATGCGCCGGCCTTGGCCAGCGACGAAACGATCGATCCGGCACCAGCCGAGGCGCCGCAGTGGACGCTGTCCCAGGTGGACGACATGGCGGATGCACCGTCGGTCTCCGGCGACGACACAGTGACGTTCGCGTCCGGATCCGGTACCCCGGATATCACGTCGGCGCCGGTATTCGATCCGGTGGCCGCCGAGCATGGCGCCGCGGACGTGGCGGCTGATGAGGTCGTATTCCGTTTCGACGCCGGTGCACTGGACAACGCCGACGACGTGCTGTCCCTGCATGCGATGGAAACGCTGGTGCTGGAAGACGACGCAGACCTGCATCCGGTGCTGGACATCGATGATGCGGAGCCAGCGGATCCGATCACCCTCGCCGCGGACGCATCGCCTGCCGCAGACGCAGTACCGGCAGTGGCCCTGATCGAGATCGATACCATCGCACCGATCGATTTCAGCGAGGCCGATGCCCGGTTCTTCGCTGAACTGAGCGCCGCCGCGCAGGACTTCAACCCGCGGGCGATGCCATCGGCCGCCGACGCGCCGGTCGCGATCACGGCTGCGTCCGAAGCGGGCTTCGATGCCGGCTTCGACGATGATGCGGAGAACATCGACGAGGACATCCGCGAGGTGTTCCTGGAAGAGTTCGACGACGAGCGTGCCAACCTCGGAACGCTGCTGCCGGCATGGCACGCGCAGCCGGACAATCTGGACCGGCTGCGGCCGATCCGCCGCATCTTCCACACCCTCAAGGGCAGCGGCCGTCTGGTCGGTGCGCGGACGCTGGGCGAGTTCGCGTGGAAGATCGAAGGCATGCTCAACCGTGTGCTTGACGGCAGCCGTCCGGCCACGCCGGCGGTGCTGGCGATGGTTGATCACGCGCATGCCGCCTTGCCGCAGCTGAGCGACGCACTGCGTCATGGCCAGCGCATCAGTGTCGATCTGCAGGCGATGCAGGCCGTCGCCGATCGCGTGGGTGCCGGCGAAGAGACGTTCTACGTGCCGCTGCCGGCTGCGGCGCCCGCACCGGTGGCGCCGGCGGCGGAAGAGGGCGAGGACGAGATCAGCCGCATTCTCGAAGCGGAAGCGGCGACGACAGACGACGCCGGGAACGCGACCGCGGTCGAGGGGACTCCGGCCAATATCGACAGCGTGCTGCGCGAGATCCTCGAAGCCGAGGTGGAGGTCCACCAGGCAACCCTGCAGGCGTGGCTGCGCTCGGCGCAGCAGGCACCACAGCCGGTGAGCGATGCGCTGCTGCGCGCCGTGCACACCATGAATGGCGCCTTCGCGATGACCGAGGTGCCGGAGATCACGGCGGTCACGGGCGGCGCCGAATCCTATATCAAGCGGGCCCTGGCTGCCGATGTGGTGCCGGGCGACGAGGGCGTTGCTGCGCTCGACGCGACCGCGCAGGCCATTACCGCGACCATGGAAGCACTGCAGGCGGAGCAGCCGCGCATTGCACCTCAGCCTGCGCTGGTGCAGCGCCTGCAGACCCTGGCCGGCGAGCTGCCGGAAGCGCGCTGGCCGCTGGTGGGGCTGGATGACGAAGAGGCGCTCGCGACCGATGGAGAGCCTGCGCACGAGGTGGACGCGCCGGTTCCTGCCGAGGCGCAGAGCGACATCGACGCCGACACCAACGCCGGGATCGACAGTGCACCTGCTGACACCCATGACGTGCCCGCAGCCGATCCGGCGAAGGACGGACTGGACGTGGCCGAGCTCACGGCCAGTGATGACCTTTCGCGCTACTTCGACGCCGGCTGGCCGTCGCTGGGCGGTACCGGACAGGAGGCCGCAGCCACGCTGCCGCCGGTCGCGCTCGCTGCCGATGAATCCGCAGCGGAAGTGTCATCGGCGGTCGCCGATGCGCCCCCCGCGCTGGCCGAAGACGCCGCGCTGACAGGCGCGGACGACCTGTCGCCGTACCTGGACGCCAGCGCGCTGCCGGTCGACGACCGTGATGCGGATGAGGCGGCGGACGCCGCTGCGTTCACCGAAACGATCGACCTGAATACGTCGTGGGATGACGTGGAAGGGTTCGATGCGAGTGATGACGCTGCTGCACTGCCACTCGACAGCACGCTGTCGAGCCTGCAGGATGACATGGCTGCGCCGGGTTTTGCGGAACCGGTCACATTGGAAGCTGCGCTCGAAGCCGGCCTGCATGTGATCGACGAAGAGCAGACTCCGGCCGACGACGGGCAGTGGTCCGTGCTCGGCCTGCAGGCCAGCGAACTCGCGCCGGGCGAGGCGGATGCCTTTGCCGAGGATGCGGACGTCGGCGGGGAGACGGCGGTCGGTGAAGGAGAGAGCGCCGACCCGCCGTCCCCGGCGACGGTGAATGCCGGGGAGTCCCTTGCAGAGCCTGCGGTCGATCCGCAGCCGGCAGCCGCGCCGCCGTCGCCGTTCTTCGAGATGGAAGACGCGCCGGGCCAGGGCAGCGGCGCTGCCGGACCGGGCGGTTCCACGCCGGTCGAGGGTCCGGTTGCCGAAGATGACGTGCCGGCACACGAGCCGATCGAGCCGATGCCGGAACCGGAACCGGAACCGGAACCGGAAGGCAGCGTGGGCGAGGAGCCTGCCGATCTGCTTGACTTCACCGTGTATGACCGCGAGCTGGTCGACATCTTCGTCGAAGAAGGCAAGGACCTGCTTGATCACTGCGATGGCCTGATCAGCGAGCTGCGCGATGCGCCGCAGGACCGCGAAGTGCTTGCCGGCCTGCAGCGTGACCTGCATACGCTGAAGGGCGGCGCACGCATGGCCGGCATCAACGCCATCGGCGACCTCGGCCACAGCATCGAATCGCTGCTGGAGGTGGTCGCGGCGGGGCGCACCGAGATCGAGCGCCGCGACGTGCAGCTGCTCGAGCGCGGTTTCGATCGCCTGCACCAGCTGCTGACCCGTACCGGCGAGCATCGTGTGGTGGAACCGGCGCAGGACCTGGTCGATGCTTTCGAGGCACGTACCGCCACCGATCCGGCAGCGGCTGCCGCCGTCGGCACGGCTGGCCCGGTGGAGACTGAAACCACCGTCGTACCCGCGAACGTTGCCCTGGTCGATGCACCGCTGTCCGCGCCGTTGCCGGTCGAAAGCACGGTCGAGGACGATCCGCTGGCACGTCCCCAGCAGGAGCAGGTGCGCGTGCGCGCGGATCTGCTCGACCGCCTGGTCAATCACGCAGGTGAGGTGGCGATCTACCGGTCGCGCCTGGAGCAGCAGCTCGGCGCCTTCCGCGGCGCGATGGGCGAGCTTGAACGCACCAACGCGCGTCTGCGCGACCAGCTGCGTCGCCTCGACCTGGAGACCGAAGCGCAGATCGTTGCCCGCTACCAGCGTGAGCAGGACCAGGCCGACCAGAAGTTCGATCCGCTGGAACTGGACCGCTTCTCCACCCTGCAGCAGCTCAGCCGTGCGCTGAACGAGTCCGCCGCCGACCTGGGCGGCCTGCAGGGCGTGCTGGACGATCTCTCGCGGCAGTACGATGCCTTGCTGCAGCAACAGTCGCGCGTCAGTTCGGAGCTGCAGGATGGCCTGATGCGTGCGCGGATGGTGCCGTTCGACGGCCTGGTGCCGCGTCTGCGCCGCGTGGTGCGCCAGGCCGGCATCGACACCGGCAAGCAGGTCCACCTGACCCTGGAAGGCACCCATGGCGAACTGGACCGCAACGTCCTCGACCGCATGGTCGCGCCACTGGAGCACATGCTGCGCAACTCGGTGGCCCATGGCCTGGAGGCGCCGGAGCAGCGCCGTGCCGCCGGCAAGCCGGAAGAGGGCGAGATTGCCATCCGCCTGCATCGCGAAGGCTCGGAAATCGTGCTGGACGTGGCCGATGACGGCGCCGGTCTGGATCGGGAGGCGATCCGTCGCCGCGCGATCGACCGTGGCCTGCTGGCCGCCGACGCGCAGCCTGCCGATCACGAACTGGACAATCTGATCTTCGCATCGGGCTTCTCCACCGCCGACCAGGTCAGCCAGCTGGCAGGCCGCGGCGTGGGCATGGACGTGGTGCGCAATGAAGTGCGCCAGCTGGGTGGCTCGGTCGATATCCAGTCGGTGCGTGGCCAGGGCGTGCGTTTCACCCTGCGCCTGCCGCAGACGCTGGCCGTCACCCAGGCCGTGTTCGTGCAGATCGGCGAAACCACCTTTGCCGTGCCGGTGGCTTCGGTCAGCGGTATCGGCCGCCTCTCGCGCGAGCGCTTCGAGGCCGCCGACAGCAGCTATCGCTACAGCGGCGAAGACTATCCGCTGTACGACCTGGGCAGCCTGGTCGGCCAGGCACCGGCACGTGCCGAGGGCCAGGCGCAGGTGCCGCTGCTGCTGGTCCGCGCCGGCGACCTGCGAGCTGCCGTGGCGATCGACCAGGTGCTGGGCAACCGCGAAATCGTGGTCAAGCCGGTCGGCCTGCAGATCGCATCGGTGCCGGGCATCTACGGTGCCACCATCACCGGCGATGGCCGTGTGGTGGTGATCCTGGACGTGGCGCCGCTGGTGCGTCGTTACCTGGCCAACCCGACGCCGCCGGTGCTGGTCAATGCGCCGCGTCAGGAACGGCAGGTGCCGCTGGTGATGGTGGTCGACGACTCGCTGACCATGCGCAAGGTCACCGGCCGCATCCTGGAGCGCCACAACTTCGAGGTCAGCGTCGCCCGCGATGGCGTGGAGGCGCTGGAGCGGCTGGAGGAGCGTGTTCCCGACCTGATGCTGCTGGATATCGAGATGCCGCGCATGGACGGCTACGAGCTGGCCACCGCGATGCGCGCCGACCCGCGTTACAGGGACGTTCCGATCGTGATGATCACCTCGCGCAGCGGCGACAAGCACCGGCAGCGCGCTTTCGAGATCGGCGTCCAGCGCTACCTGGGCAAGCCTTATCAGGAGCTGGACCTGATGCGTAACGTGTACGACCTGCTGGGGATCGCCCGTGTCCGAGAGTGA